The DNA sequence CTACTCTTAACCAGGCCTACTATCTGATTTAGGTTGAAGAAAGTCATTGAATTGAAATGCCCAACTTGTCCCACAAGATTGTTTTGCCTTACACTTTGCATGGGGTTCTGATGGTCAACCTGCTGGTAATGTTGCACAGAACAATGATTCTTCATCCATTGACATGTCAATTGTCAAGTGTGACTTATGTAAGGAGAGACGCACTAGGGAGACCTGTTGGCTCTCTGGGAGGCCTGCCAGTCTCAAGTAAATCAGTTTGAGGTAGCCGATTACATTGATTTCACAGGTACTACATGATCCTCCTCCAATGACAAGGTGGTTATGATTCGTTATATGCTGATTCAATCAGGATCCTCCTCTGCTACTACTGCTTTCTCTTTGTTGGCCACCTCTGCCTCCCATTCTGCTCAGTCAGTTACTACTTTTCGTGGTCATTGTGCATATGTTGCTTCCCTATACTAGATAATGGACTTTGGGGCTACCGATCACATGATCGGGTCGCCCAATTCTTTTTCTACATACTGTCCAtccacaggtaaaacttaggtTAGAGTTGTCAATGGTTCTCTATCTCCTATTGCTGGATGGGAACCATTAAGTGCTCACCCTCACTGTCCATTTCCTCTTTTTACATTTTTCTCAGCTTTCTACTAATTTGTTATCAATCAGTAGTATTACTAAAGatctaaactttaaagtcaCCTTCTTTCTCACTCATTGTGTGTTTCAGAACTTGATGACAGGGTAAATGATTGGCAGTGGTAGAATGAGTAGTGATCTCTTTTACCTGTACAATGGATCTACacgcggatccatgtagccaaccccatttagttgcgATAAGGCTAAGATGTGTTGTTACTGTAATGGATCTACACGGGGTCATAATACAAATTTAGAGTTAGCCCTATTTGAGCTCCATAGTTGGTATTGCCGTTTAGGGCATCCCCTATGGGAAACGTTATCTAGATTATTTCCTGCTTTATTTAAACAATGTAATCAAAACTAGTTTATTTGTGACGCATGTGTTTTTGCAAACAAACTCGGAATGCTTACCCTATTTCTGTTCATAGAAGCATTGTTCCCTTTTCTTTGATTcactttgatgtttggggccgTCCCGCCATGTATTTGTTTCTTGTTATAGATGCTTAGGTCTATTTATTGCATCATAAGAGTGAGTTGTTTAAATATTTTGAGGAATTCCACTGCATGGTTCAAACTCAATATGATGCTAAGGTCAAGATCTAGAGGACTGACAATGGTAGAGAATACATGGAGGGTTCCTTTTAGTCCTACCTTGTGAACCATGTGATTATTCATCAGATAAGTTGTGTGGTTACACCAGAACAGAATGGGGGTTGTAAACATAAAAATTGGCACTTGTTGGAGGTCGTctgctctcttatgtttgagatgcatgttcctgaCCTATATTGTGGACCCTGTGATTATCCATCATACAAGTAGTGTGGTTACACTAGAACAGAATGGGGGTTGTAGAGCTAAAAAACAGGCACTTGTTGGAGGTCCCCCGCTCCCTTATATTTGAGATACATGTTCCTGACCTATATTGGAGTGAGGAACACCTTACTGCTGCCTTCCTTATAAATAGGATGCTATCACACATACTGGGGTTTAGCCGTTTAGGTGTCCTGTGGAGATACTTTGTGGTTCACAAAGCTTTGTTATTTCTCCTAATGTATTTGACTCAGTTTGCTTTGTTCGGAATCATCATGTTCCTGGCAAGCTTGACCCTAGGGCTCTCATGTGCATTTTTTTAGGGTATTCTCCAACTTAAAAAAATGGCTACAAGTGTTATCACTGTAACACTCCCTGGCATAATATTGTCCTTTTTgggccttaaggctttaaaacgctTTGTGCCATGTTAATGAGGCTAGAGGATATTAACTAGCCTAACAACCCCTTaggcgatgtgagactaaagtttgtacaccctcagtaatctcccaaaccccttggtACTTGCAGTATCTTGGTGGGGACACTTCATCGATCTCCCAGGTGTTAGGTACATTTGTCGTATTCTTAAGTATTGTTAAGTGTCATAATCACTCCCTTTAAGGCGTCTCTTCGTTTCCATGGATGTGATCTTCCTTGAGGTTGAGGCATACCACTCACCTCTTAAGGGGGAGTCTTTTAGAAGTGAAGAAGTTCCTTTAATTCCTTCATTTGATAGTCCTTCACTCCTTCCAATGGATGAGGGAGGAAATGACGACACTGGTGTGACTCTGACTTGAGAGAATAAGGGAGAAAAGGACAATGGTGTGACTAGGACATAAGAAAAATCCATATAAGGGGAGCCACTGGTTCAGTAGAAGTTATAGGTATAAGGAGTGACAAGTGTTTTTTCGCAAGAAAAGGAGAACTGACACCACCACTCACACTACTATTGCTCCATAGCTGCCCTCTGATCCTGATTCTACTCTTCTAGATATTCCTTTCCCCCTTACTTTTGATCAATATCCTGTTGTTCTTATTGCCTTTAGAAAAGGAAGTAGGACTTGCACTCAACATCCTATCTCAAATGTTCCTCCTATTGTGCTTTTGTGTCTTGTCTTTTGTTTCCATTCCTTAGACCTAGTAGGAGGCAATTGCAGAACCTAGACGGAAGGATGCAATGAATTAGGAGATGATGGCCCTTCACAAAAATGGCACATGGGACTTGATTACTCTCCCACTATAGAAGTGGCCCATAGGCTGCAAGTGAGTGTTtacggtaaaaaaaaatgtagatggAATTGTAGacaggaacaaagcaagactggTTGGTGGCATCCTGATTACTTGGTGTAAGTAAGAACTAGGCAAGTCTAGTGCAAAAGCTAAGTTCTGAGCAATGGCACACAATATTTGTGAGTTGCTTTGGCTTCAAGGTCTTCTTCAAAACCTGGATATGCCTATTCAATTGCCGATGCTGTTATATTGTGAGAATAGGTTGGCCATCAGAATTGCACATAATCTAGTCTAACATGATCCTACTAAACATGATGAGATTGATAGACATTTTATCAAGGAGAAGTTGGAGCAAGGACTCATATGAATCCCATTCTGTGAGAACTGAAGGTTAGTTAGCAGATATTCTTAGGAAGGGGCTTAGTTGTAAagttttttatgcaaattgggcatgtgtgatatccaTACACCAACTTAAGGGGGAGTTGTAATAATTGGCTTCTAGGGTTGTTatccaaacgggcccttaagcCCTTTAGGGTTTTATTGCATGATAAATAAAGAGGCTTGTGTCAAGTTTGACATAAGTAAAAATTCCCCAACTCAACAGTAAGTTTTTATTTAGCTATTGACAACCAACTCTGAAAACACCAATAATCCCACCAATAAGTTTAATAATACCAAGGAGTTTAGGTTGTATGACAGGACACTAATATCCGAAGTTCttttgaattcaaaatttgaatgaatTTAATAAGAAAACTGTCAAAAGTTTGTTGCGTAAAAGTTGTGATTGAACTAAAAGTCATAATTAGGGCCCTtttttaaaaattctctctttgtATTTTGCATTCCTGCTTGAACTTTCACTGGCCGTTATATTTCTTGCTCTTCAGATGATTTTAGTGTAGGTCATTATAGATGAGTTCTTCCTTGATGCAATACCTAAAATGTAATACCTCACCAGGCAAACAAGTATTGAAGGGTGTAAAAATAAACATTTAAGTTGCGACTTGCGAACGAAAGTAAATTACTAGGTAAACATGAAGAAAATTGAACAATATATGACGGATGAAGAAAATGTTGTACTGACAAGATGTGCTAAAAGTGGAGGTTTATTTTGTTGATCATTCACTCTCCTGCCGCCAAAAAGTGTCATCTACAGGACATAAATTATCAACAGGTTCTCCAAGAATATTTAAAATTCGTCCAAGAGTCGCTCCACCGACTGGAACACTTAAAGGAGCTCTTGTGTCAATCCACTTCCATTCTCCCTCTCATCAGGCCATCTATAGCACTCATAGCCACAACTCTAACTCAACTATTTTCCTAATAATTGCTTGTACCTCACAAGTCACATTTATTTGCTGGCCGACAGTATCTCGACCCCTTAACTATTAAAGCATTGTAAATATTAGGCATCTTGCCCGGGGGAAAGGCTACATCCCAGTACCGGACCAATGATATGAGCGATACGTCCCaggtttttttctcttccaagtACGGACACCCGGACCAGAAAGTAGTAGGATTGATTctctcataataataataaagtgaaaTATGTCGAAATTTTTTGCGAAAATTGACTAAtcgaaaataaattaaatgtcCGATAGCAAGTTGATCGGTTAATTCAATAAGAAATGGGAGTTCGCACTCAATTAACATAAAATATAGGGCAAAGTCCAGTCTGTGAATGGATCTTATTCAAAGTTTTGAGAAATGGAGTTTTTTCCTTTGGTTATTTCTAGTTATTTCTAAGAAAATCCCATTCTCCCCCCTTCTGCTATGTAAATGAGACAAGCTCTAGGTTTAGGTATGACATGCCTCATGAACCATGTCTTTCCTACCATTTTTGTATGGAACATTGAAGTCTGCCTGAGTCTGATTGTCTGCCTGAGTCTGATTGTCGGATCCCATAAATTTGGGGTTATAGCAGTTGGTGGTGAATTAAAAGCTCTACTTTTTTGGGGCATGGGGGATAAATTTTTGGTGTATTTCAATTAGCTTAATATTTGTTATATACAGGAGAGAAATCGAGAGGTAattctcttctcttatctccCATAGTTCTCTTATCTCTGATTTTATTCTCAACCTTGTACTGTAAATTGATTGTGGAAAATTATGCCTTTAGCTCGATATATGTACATCATACAAAAATCAGTGGAATATTAGATTTTATGGTATTCTGTTCCTTTCAGATCGTTGAGTAGACATATGGTTTAAGCAGTATCTGATGATGACTGTTTCTAAGAGGACAGTTATGGCAATCAAGTCTTACCAAAACCAAGCTGAGTTACTGGTGAGGGACTACTTGCTAGCAGATCCTTTTGTCCCATACACTTCTATCCTTGGCGGCATACTCGCTTGCAAAATGGTTTGTCctcatcttttctcttctttgtctGGTTTCTACTGGGATATGTCTGTAGTTTGAGTTCCAATTTGGGCCACACTGTACTATCATTCATGATACATCTTCATGTGttgtatattttatatttttcagtaCTTTGGTCAGTTGGTGTGTGCGTttcacaacccccccccctctcacaTCAGGGGGAGCAAagcttaaaagaagaaaaaaaggtggggggggggaagtgaGCAGGATTGGCGTGTCCTCATTTCTTGCTTTTTGAGATCACATTCATTTTGTTTCTGTATAAAAGTTTGCAGtttagttctttttatttttatttggggggggtggggttttgTTTACGTTTTCCTTAATTATATTCTCTGCTCCCAGGTATATGACCTCTCGCAGTTGATTAGTTCGTTTTACTTCAGGAGCTATGCTGCTCTAACGAAAATTCAAAGGATTGAATGGAACAATAGGTGACCTCTTATGCAATTTGTTCCTATACTTTTCTTCctgtttatatatttatttttagtccAAATTTTCATGTCCCAGTATCTATTTTTGCAGGGGTATCTCCACTCTTCATGCCATTTTTATCTCGACTATGTCATTGTACTTTGTGATTTTCTCAGATCTCTTTTCGGAGCATAGACTTGCTGGGCTTGTCATATTCCGAAGTTCACCTCTCTCTACTTTTGTAATGGGGGTGAggacttttttttgggtgatctTGACTGTTTGGTGAATATTGATATAAATATTGGTTTTTACATCTATGCTGGCACAAATTCTCATGTTCTGGGAAATTAGCCTGTTATATTTGGATGGTTGAAGATAATTCTACTAGTTTTAGCAGGACATTTGCCCAGAAAGATACTCTATGTCATCTCAATTTTTCTGGGCATTAAGAGGTGTGGTCTTCAGAGGCCTAGTCGTTTTCCTTGAATGAAAATTAAACTGGAGTGCACTCTTTTCCCAAAAACATGGCACACTACCCCCTCCCCTCAATGGTATATGAGTACCCTTGGCAGTTACTGACTTATCCGCACTGTTTTTTTGCGTTTTTATTACAACCGATTTAATTTATTACAGatatttttagccaaaaaagtttCAACAAAAACATTGCAAATCAAATGAAGAGAATGAAGATTCCacccttttttgttttggtattAGTTGGGGTTTTATGGTTCATCTGTCAATGTGCTATTGCTGGCTGTTCTTAAAAATATTATGAGGGAATTATCTACATCTTGGGCTTTTCAGCAATTTTATTTCTACCCAGTTCTTGCTGTATTGAAATCATACAATAAGCCTCTATATCATGAACTAAAGTTAGCCTGTTACAGGTTTCAATTGGATACTTCCTTGCGGACCTTGGAATGATATTTTGGTTATATCCTTCCCTAGGTGGAATTGAGTATGTAAGTTCATTCTCTAAGATCTTTATTTTGcataaaaaaggggaagaaaaggtGAAGAAAAAGATGCTGGCTGTTGAGAACTTTGACTTAGGAAACATGCATGACTCACAAGATGGTTGTATGTGTGTCTCAGGTTATGCATCATCTCATTTCTTTACTTGCAGTAGCATATTCTATGTCCTCTGGAGAGGGGCAGTATTACACCTTCATGGTCCTCATCTCTGAGGCAACAACCCCAGGGATCAATTTGAGATGGTAATTTTGGATTGTTTATACTAGATTTAGTTTTAGATGTTAAATTTTGCAATCTTCTTACTtcctgaaatttgaaatttcaaccGAGCCATCTAGAAATGgacattaattttttatatcgACTCTTCTGtgtcttttgtttttgtaaagGTATCTTGACACTGCTGGAATGAAGAGGTCCAATGCATATCTCATTAATGGGATTGCAATATTCTTTTCCTGGCTGGTTAGCTCTATCCCTTATCCTGTTTTCTTAAATCTTTCTTGGGGGACACATCAAAGATGAGCATGTGTGCTATGCTTGCTCTTTATCCTTAAACATGCCTGCTGAAATAAATTGTGATATGCAGGTTGTGAGAGTTCTCCTGTTTGTTTACATATTCTACGACATCTACTTGCATTCTTATCAGGTAATTGGAAAACCCATGAAACTGCCCCTCATTCTCTGGAATCCCATGGGCTTATGGTCTcagtttgttttgttttgcacCGGAACTGAACCAACCTAAGTTTAGTCCTTGTTACTTATCAATCAACTAGAGCATgcttagaatctaatgaaataTGTCAGCATGAACTGGATATGAGTCATCTTTATGTATGAAATGTCTTGTTTTTATTACTAGAACTTTGTAGATGGTACTAGGCGCCATCTGAACCTAATACAAATCACAAAAATGAATGATGTGATTTTGTACCTCACAAATTCTAGTAGTTGGATTACATGTTCACTGAGCCAAAGTTAGGCAATGCTCCCCCCACCATGctaaaccaaaatattttgttCCCTTTTTCTTGTACAACAGGTTAACTTGATGCAACCATTTGCTCGTCTATTGGCGTATGCCGTACCATCAGTGCTAGCTGTCATGAATTTGTTGTGGTTTGGAAAGATTgtcaaaggattgaagaagacACTGGCAAAGAGGCAGTGAATGATATGTTTGCATGTATTTTTGGGATGCATTGTCCTCtccattttttcccccttttttaccTGTGTAAATGATAGAGGGGTTCTTTTTTTGAGGTTGGggtttttggggggtggggaggggggagcTAACTATTTAAAGCTAGattgaaaaattaaacaaaCCATGGTTTCTTATTCATTGTGAATTCAAATTGTTGTAATCATTCAACTTTTTATTACATGTAGCCTTTTGAATGTAAACACGGATTCAATCCGTTTTCTCTATACCTCAGTTGGTATTGTTCTTTTACTTATATGTACcacagaagaaaaaagaaaatagatagaGATTACAAACAAGTGTGGATTTGTCTCTTTGGCTTTGTCCAGTCTCCTGGATCTTCTTTGACTTGGGTGATATTATTTTCCTTGTTCTCTACTCTTAGTAATAGAGTGTTTTAGCTCATCTTTTTATGGCTTTTACCCAGAAAAATCATTATTTGGTACAAATCATTCAATGTGATGAACCATGACTGCAGACTGGAGTGTCCTGGGAAAACTCACAAATGTTCATAATGTTTCTGGATTTTATGATGGGAGGAGATCCTTTTCATAGTTAGGAGATCTGGTAGTACTCCATTATATAGTGTTCCATCATTAAATGTATTATTAACTGAGGAATTTAGGTTTTGCGGTCGCAATTGCAGAGCTGGCAAGATGATTACTGTCTGGTTCATGTGGCTTAACCAGAGCTGTGTCACCAAAATGTTTTGGTGTTCCAGACCCTTGGAAGTTAGAATGGTGTCTTTGGTTATACTATCAGAACTTGTGGATTACGCTAAGTGACATTAAATTGACAGAAGGGGTCTAATAATCCAACTCACTGGATTTTGGGAGAAATGCTGTCTTTGTTGAAGCACTTGCAACCTGCTTGTTGATAAGATCAtctaggctgtgtttggtatcaAAACTTGGGATAGATTTTGGGattagaatgcattctagaacTTAATTCATTTCCATCTTCTTATTTCGCTTTAGAATGTGTTCTACAATCAGAATCTATTCTAAGAATGCATATCGAATACATCCCTAGTAGCGTGGCAATGGATGAGTAGATTCTTTGTTTCTTGGCAcgtaagattttttttcctctcaataATATGGTATGAGTATGCTTAttctcaaaataataataatacggTATGAGTTTACTACGTATTAAATTTCTTTAAAGTTTGCAAACAAAGTTCCGTAGCATATATTCACTTGGTAGAAGACATGCACATCGTGCAACAAATAGAATAATAACGTGTACAACATGAATAATCCATAAGAAGCCTCTTCactaaaataaatagaatataGTAGCACTTCAAGTAAATTCTACCATTGTtgcagaaaatgaaaaaaagtaaatcaacactaaaaaaaaaaaaaggtcaatagGGACGAATTTAGACCTATAGGGGCTGTTTTATGAAACCGCTTCTAAAACTTATACATTAGAGGCGGTTTTATGGGTTGACCTCTAAAAATGGGACAATAGGGGCGGTTTAAATTGTCCGCCAGTAAAGAGTATTAATAAGGGTGATATTTCTGTGCCCGACGCAATAAATAGTGCTGTTTACAAATATAAGTGAACACATACTTATagctagtggtgaaaatgcctttAATCCAACACTGCTCGAGTCGACTGATTGTGAGTTCAAGTCTTAACATGCCCCACTATCGCCCATTGGTCATCCGGAAGCATTGCTTACCGTAGGGGGTCTTGTTTTAGTTTTACCGCCCTAAGTATTAGTCAATAGGGGCGGTATGTTTTATCCGCCCTAAATAGTGTCCGtcttcctccttctcttctccttttatttttgtttgcttttgatttctgcTACTACTACTGTGTTTTACTCTGTTTCGAATGGTTCTTCGACAACCctgtttttttggatgaattctCTTTTCTAAGTCTGTCAGACAACCGTGCGACCACCACGAGGTTGGACCGTTGGAACCAACGATGGGAACGATCCTTACTGCTCGACGGGACCTATACGAGTCTCATCGGAGCTGTTAATCAAGGATATAGAGGTACGAGCCTATAGACTTAGGTTCCTTCATCCCTCGACAACATTGAATCTTCATCTAAGGGTGACTAAACCCTTGCACCTCGGCTCTATTGATGCACCTACGGTGAGAATCGAAACCACAGGTTGTCTATTTTTTGATGTAGAATTTTGAAAAGCCAGAAAAAACAAGTTGAGCCATGAGTAGTGTTGGTGTCCATGTCCTCCTTACAGGGCACAAACCCATTGTGGTGGATTTGTTATATGTTTAAAGTGCTTAAAAACTGGTATAACTAGGGTTTACAATGTAGCAGATTCAATGATTCTATCTGTACACAACCTCCTTGCACCTAATGTGGTGGATTTGTTGCAAGGCTTAATCAGGTTCCAAGTTCATGTTGGGTTAGATACGGGTTATGCTAGAAAACCAAGAATTTGGCTATTAAAGAAAGGCATTCAGTATTGTTTGTGGTCTGGAAGAACTACCGTACCATTCATTCCTAAGAATAGGGGAATTCCAATTGGCTAggcatgaaaaaggaaaaggaatatTTGGATTTCCTTAACTGCAAGAGTGGCAATAGGTCTATTCCTCCAATATAGTGGACAACTACAAATCTCACCTATTATGTGTGCATGTTAGTAGAGAACAATATATCTTAAATGGGATTTTctcaattttatctttattccaccattttttttttccacagtAGCAACTAATCAAGCAATGGAGGAAAAACTCTTTCTTTTATGCGATCAGAAAGCAACTAATCAATGCTTTGCAAAGTAACACATAACTTTTAGTCATTGACTACACTTTTTTGTATAATTTGTTTTAAGGGTTAGtgttttatttgaagttaaTCAATTAAATGGTAGCTAATAATGTACGGACAATAGTACTTACTATTCAAGAGATGTTTTATAGCAGTTGTAGAAAATGGATAACAATCATGTGGATGTTGCTTCTACGAGTGCGGTTGCAACTGTTATGTccattctatttttattatcatGTAATGACATTTAGTTGGTTTTATGATAatatattcattattttttatcactAAATTGTATTGATTTGTTGTTGTAAATTGTCACTTTGCATGTAGACAATCGTCGTATGAAACGTGGTCAGTCAAGGGGATTGGCTACAACTTCTTTGCCGAGTGGCCAAAAGATAAAAGTTAGGACCAATCATTTGTGCTTTTTTTCTCTTATGTATTTATAGTGTGTGAATGTAATGTATCATCGAATACACTTTCATAACTTGTGGCACTGCCTCAGTGAACATTTTTAAAAAGGATATAGCCTTGGTCCATTTGAGATAATGCCATTACTATGTCCAAATGTATCTACTATGTTTGCTTTGAAAACTGAATCTAGTTCACGAAAGACATGACAACCATTGTCATGGAGGGTCTATTTCCggttaaaatgagtttgatTACCCATCGAGTTTTTGGATTATGGTTAGAATTTGAATTTGCAAGCTATGGTCACCATCGATAAACTTATTTGTTCAAATATTTGTCATGTGGTAGCTttgatggaggaggaggaggaggaggattcTTGATCTCTTCCCCTAGCACCTAAGAGCTCTACTGGTAAATATATTTTCTTCCATCTTTGgcattaaattattttttttctctacctTCTTTTTATTGAAGGCAACGTCTTGTTAAATTGGGGAAATAATTTGGGGGCCCAAAGCCTTTAGGTATATTTCCCTCCAATTATTCATTCTGAGAGGCTCTCTACAAGACAAATAATGTcattagattttattatttgtctAAGCAGTTTGCCATTTTGTGTTGAATCTTAGAGACACATGGGATTTTGGGAGTCAAATATCTACATAAATGACATAACTGCCTAGTTTAGGAACTTGACTAATTAGTCAAACTAATTTTGGATCTCTGAACCAGGTTCTAGCATTCCTTTAGTTTCTATTCTGCACAACACTTGCTATTATATTT is a window from the Macadamia integrifolia cultivar HAES 741 chromosome 5, SCU_Mint_v3, whole genome shotgun sequence genome containing:
- the LOC122079560 gene encoding TLC domain-containing protein 4-B-like isoform X1, which encodes MMTVSKRTVMAIKSYQNQAELLVRDYLLADPFVPYTSILGGILACKMVYDLSQLISSFYFRSYAALTKIQRIEWNNRGISTLHAIFISTMSLYFVIFSDLFSEHRLAGLVIFRSSPLSTFVMGVSIGYFLADLGMIFWLYPSLGGIEYVMHHLISLLAVAYSMSSGEGQYYTFMVLISEATTPGINLRWYLDTAGMKRSNAYLINGIAIFFSWLVVRVLLFVYIFYDIYLHSYQVNLMQPFARLLAYAVPSVLAVMNLLWFGKIVKGLKKTLAKRQ
- the LOC122079560 gene encoding TLC domain-containing protein 4-B-like isoform X2, whose product is MAIKSYQNQAELLVRDYLLADPFVPYTSILGGILACKMVYDLSQLISSFYFRSYAALTKIQRIEWNNRGISTLHAIFISTMSLYFVIFSDLFSEHRLAGLVIFRSSPLSTFVMGVSIGYFLADLGMIFWLYPSLGGIEYVMHHLISLLAVAYSMSSGEGQYYTFMVLISEATTPGINLRWYLDTAGMKRSNAYLINGIAIFFSWLVVRVLLFVYIFYDIYLHSYQVNLMQPFARLLAYAVPSVLAVMNLLWFGKIVKGLKKTLAKRQ